The Vitis riparia cultivar Riparia Gloire de Montpellier isolate 1030 chromosome 3, EGFV_Vit.rip_1.0, whole genome shotgun sequence genome includes a region encoding these proteins:
- the LOC117911109 gene encoding cytochrome P450 CYP82D47-like, protein MGFSLQPQDITVFGLLLATICLLLATVFNAKGNKKKGKRPQEPSGRWPIIGHLHLLGADKLLHRTLGDMADKYGPIFCIHLGLRKALVVSSWEVAKECYTTNDKVFATRPRSLAVKLMGYDHAMFGFAPYGPYWRDVRKLAMVELLSNRQLEMLKHVQDSEVEFLIKELYGQWARNKDSPALVEMKERFGNLVMNVIVRAIAGKRYFGTHACGDEPKRGKKALDDFMLLVGLFMVSDAIPFLGWLDTVKGYTTDMKKIAKELDYLLGRWVEEHRQNRLSANDNGAEQDFIHAMLSVIDDGQFSGRDPDTVIKATCLILILAGYDTTSITLTWALSLLLNNRHALKKAQAELEIHVGKHRQVDGSDIKNLVYLQAIVKETLRLYPPGPLSVPHEATEDCTVAGFHIQAGTRLLVNLWKLHRDPRVWLDPLEFQPERFLTKHAGLDVRGKNYELLPFGSGRRVCPGISFALELTHLTLARLLHGFELGAVADSPVDMTESPGLTAPKATPLEVTIVPRLPFELYSYEAA, encoded by the exons ATGGGATTCTCCCTTCAGCCACAAGATATCACAGTTTTTGGGCTTCTTCTTGCTACAATCTGTTTGTTGTTGGCAACGGTATTTAATGCCAAAGGGAACAAGAAGAAAGGCAAAAGGCCACAGGAGCCGTCCGGGCGATGGCCTATTATCGGTCACCTTCATCTTCTAGGAGCAGACAAGCTGCTACATCGGACACTTGGAGACATGGCTGATAAGTATGGACCAATCTTTTGCATTCATCTTGGCCTTCGTAAAGCTCTGGTGGTTAGCAGCTGGGAAGTAGCAAAGGAATGCTACACTACCAATGACAAGGTATTCGCCACTCGACCAAGATCCTTAGCAGTAAAGCTCATGGGCTATGATCATGCCATGTTTGGATTTGCTCCCTATGGACCATACTGGCGTGATGTGCGGAAGCTAGCCATGGTTGAGCTCCTCTCAAACCGCCAGCTTGAGATGCTCAAACATGTCCAGGACTCAGAAGTTGAGTTCTTAATAAAAGAGCTCTATGGGCAATGGGCACGAAACAAGGACAGCCCCGCTTTGGTGGAGATGAAGGAAAGATTTGGGAACTTGGTAATGAATGTAATAGTGAGAGCAATTGCAGGGAAACGGTATTTTGGGACCCATGCCTGTGGTGATGAGCCAAAACGGGGCAAAAAGGCCTTGGACGATTTTATGCTTCTAGTGGGGCTGTTCATGGTCTCGGATGCCATCCCTTTTCTCGGCTGGTTGGACACGGTGAAAGGGTATACCACTGATATGAAGAAAATAGCTAAGGAGCTGGATTATTTGCTTGGAAGGTGGGTGGAGGAGCATCGCCAGAATAGGCTTTCTGCGAACGACAATGGGGCTGAGCAAGACTTCATCCATGCCATGCTTTCTGTCATAGATGATGGCCAATTCTCTGGTCGTGATCCTGATACCGTCATTAAGGCCACTTGCTTG ATCCTCATATTAGCTGGCTACGACACAACATCTATCACTCTTACATGGGCCCTCTCTCTTCTACTGAACAACCGCCATGCGCTAAAAAAAGCACAAGCAGAGCTGGAAATCCATGTGGGTAAGCATCGCCAAGTGGATGGATCAGATATAAAGAACCTAGTCTACCTGCAAGCCATCGTCAAGGAAACATTACGATTGTACCCTCCTGGGCCACTTTCCGTGCCGCATGAGGCCACGGAAGATTGCACTGTGGCAGGCTTTCACATCCAAGCTGGGACGCGCCTTTTGGTTAATCTCTGGAAGTTGCATCGTGACCCCAGAGTCTGGTTGGACCCTTTGGAGTTCCAACCAGAGAGGTTCCTGACAAAGCATGCAGGTTTGGATGTTAGGGGTAAAAATTATGAACTTCTACCCTTTGGTTCAGGTAGAAGGGTATGCCCAGGAATCTCATTTGCACTGGAGTTGACGCATCTGACGCTAGCCAGACTGCTTCATGGTTTTGAATTGGG
- the LOC117911626 gene encoding xanthotoxin 5-hydroxylase CYP82C4-like, with protein MEDCTVAGFHIQAGTRLLVNLWKLHRDPRIWSDPLEFQPERFLTKHVDLDVRGRNFEFLPFGSGRRVRPGISFALEVVQHGKRGLQKETWAKCESTNPWAMALAEKAVSQGPRLSPTTRFLYLHLLTGFSLQLQDVTVFGILFAIICLWLVNAKGNKNKGRSPPEPSGAWPVMGHLHLLGADKPIHRTFGAMADEYGPIFSIRLGLRTALVVSSSEVAKECYTTKDKALATRPRSLAVKLMGYDHAMFAFERHGPYWRDVRRLAMVNLLSNRQHEMLKHVRDSEVKFFIQELYGQWEENGGSLVLVDMTKKFEHLVANLTMRTVAGKRCENGESRWCQALGDFMNLMGQFMVSDAVPFLGWLDTVRGYAAKMKGTARQLDQVIGRWVEEHRQKRLSGSINEAEQDFIHAMLSVIDDAQLSAHDHDHDTVIKATCLTVMLAGNDTIAITLTWALSLLMNNPRALKKAQEELDFHVGRNQQVYESDIKKLVYLQAIIKETLRLYPAGPLALPHEAMEDCTIAGFHIQAGTRLLVNLWKLHRDPTIWLDPLEFQPERFLTKHVGLDVRGQHFELLPFGSGRRMCPGISLALEILQLTLARLLHGFELGVVADSPLDMTEGVGLAMPKATPLEVTLVPRLPSELYH; from the exons ATGGAGGATTGCACCGTGGCAGGCTTCCACATCCAAGCTGGGACGCGCCTTTTGGTTAACCTCTGGAAGTTGCACAGGGACCCCAGAATTTGGTCGGATCCTTTGGAGTTCCAACCTGAGAGGTTTCTAACGAAGCATGTGGATTTGGATGTTAGGGGtcgaaattttgaatttctgcCATTTGGGTCAGGCAGAAGGGTACGCCCAGGAATCTCATTTGCGCTTGAGGTCGTGCAACATGGGAAACGTGGCCTCCAAAAGGAAACGTGGGCAAAATGCGAATCTACCAACCCATGGGCCATGGCACTTGCGGAAAAAGCTGTCAGCCAGGGACCACGCTTGTCACCAAC AACTAGATTTTTGTATCTCCATCTTCTAACGGGATTCTCTCTTCAGCTTCAAGATGTCACAGTTTTCGGCATTCTTTTTGCAATTATCTGTCTGTGGTTGGTTAATGCCAAAGGTAACAAGAACAAAGGCAGAAGCCCACCAGAGCCCTCCGGGGCATGGCCTGTAATGGGTCACCTTCATCTTCTAGGAGCAGATAAGCCAATACATAGGACATTCGGAGCCATGGCTGATGAGTATGGACCAATCTTCTCCATTCGTCTTGGCCTTCGAACAGCTCTGGTGGTTAGTAGCTCGGAAGTAGCAAAAGAATGTTACACTACCAAGGACAAGGCACTCGCCACTCGACCAAGATCCTTAGCAGTAAAGCTCATGGGCTATGACCATGCCATGTTTGCGTTTGAACGTCACGGTCCATACTGGCGTGATGTGCGGAGGCTAGCCATGGTTAATCTCCTCTCCAACCGCCAGCACGAGATGCTCAAGCATGTCCGGGACTCAGAAGTCAAGTTTTTCATCCAAGAGCTCTATGGGCAATGGGAAGAAAATGGAGGCAGTCTTGTTTTGGTGGACATGACGAAAAAGTTTGAGCACCTGGTAGCAAATTTGACGATGAGAACAGTTGCTGGGAAACGGTGTGAAAATGGCGAGTCAAGATGGTGCCAAGCCCTAGGTGATTTCATGAATCTAATGGGGCAATTTATGGTTTCTGATGCAGTACCCTTCCTTGGATGGTTAGACACAGTGAGGGGATATGCAGCAAAAATGAAGGGAACAGCTAGGCAGTTGGATCAGGTTATTGGAAGATGGGTGGAGGAGCATCGTCAGAAGAGGCTTTCCGGAAGCATCAATGAGGCTGAGCAAGACTTCATTCATGCCATGCTGTCTGTTATAGATGATGCTCAGTTATCTGCTCATGACCATGACCATGATACTGTCATCAAAGCCACTTGCTTG ACTGTCATGTTGGCGGGCAATGATACAATAGCGATCACACTCACCTGGGCCCTCTCTCTGCTAATGAACAACCCTCGTGCACTAAAAAAGGCACAAGAAGAGTTGGACTTCCACGTGGGAAGGAATCAGCAAGTGTACGAATCAGATATAAAGAAGCTAGTCTACTTGCAAGCCATTATCAAGGAGACCTTACGACTATACCCTGCTGGGCCGCTTGCACTGCCACATGAGGCCATGGAGGACTGCACTATTGCAGGCTTCCACATCCAAGCTGGGACTCGCCTTCTGGTTAACCTCTGGAAGTTACACCGCGATCCCACAATTTGGTTGGATCCTTTGGAGTTCCAACCTGAGAGGTTCCTGACAAAGCATGTGGGTTTGGACGTTAGGGGTCAACATTTTGAACTTCTACCATTTGGGTCAGGCAGAAGGATGTGCCCAGGAATCTCACTTGCTCTGGAGATCCTGCAGCTGACACTAGCCAGATTGCTTCATGGTTTTGAATTGGGAGTGGTTGCAGATTCACCCCTGGATATGACTGAAGGTGTTGGGCTCGCTATGCCTAAAGCAACTCCACTGGAGGTCACCCTAGTCCCAAGGCTACCCTCCGAGCTCTACCACTGA
- the LOC117911627 gene encoding cytochrome P450 CYP82D47-like: protein MGYDQAMFGFSPYGPYWRDVRKLTSVELLSNRQLELLNHVRDSEASLGLDEGEVLAPGSKCNGERGSWEILSTVTNDYESRRCQKALGDLLYLSGIFIVSDAIPFLGWLDTVRGYTAEMKRTVREVDQVLGSWVEEHRRKRFSGSMNEAEQDFNHVMLSVIEDGQFSDHDHDTVIKDTCLTLIIGGSDSTVITLTWALSLLMNNPSTLKRAQDELDIKVGKHRQVDESDIKNLVYLQSIIKETLITTVPCCTAFSAT, encoded by the exons ATGGGCTATGACCAAGCCATGTTTGGCTTCTCTCCTTACGGGCCATACTGGCGTGATGTAAGGAAGCTGACCTCAGTTGAGCTCCTCTCAAACCGCCAGCTCGAGTTACTCAACCATGTCCGGGACTCAGAA GCCTCTCTTGGCCTAGATGAAGGAGAAGTGTTGGCACCTGGCAGCAAATGTAATGGTGAGCGCGGTAGCTGGGAAATTTTGAGCACCGTTACAAATGACTATGAGTCAAGACGGTGCCAGAAGGCCCTTGGCGATTTGTTATATCTTTCGGGGATATTTATTGTTTCTGATGCAATCCCCTTCCTTGGCTGGTTGGACACTGTGAGAGGATATACTGCAGAAATGAAGAGAACAGTTAGGGAGGTGGATCAGGTGCTGGGAAGCTGGGTGGAGGAGCATCGCCGGAAGAGGTTCTCTGGAAGCATGAACGAGGCTGAGCAAGACTTCAACCATGTCATGCTGTCTGTTATTGAGGATGGTCAGTTCTCTGATCATGACCATGACACTGTCATTAAGGATACTTGCTTG ACTCTTATAATAGGCGGCTCTGATTCTACTGTGATCACACTGACCTGGGCCCTCTCTCTGCTAATGAACAATCCCAGCACTCTAAAAAGAGCACAAGATGAGTTAGACATCAAAGTGGGAAAGCATCGCCAAGTGGATGAGTCAGACATAAAGAACCTAGTCTACTTGCAATCCATCATCAAGGAAACCTTAATTACGACTGTACCCTGCTGCACCGCTTTCAGTGCCACGTGA
- the LOC117911111 gene encoding cytochrome P450 CYP82D47-like, with product MAELLSNRQLEMHKHVQDSEVKILIKELYGQWAMGKQQGRPALVEMKENFGNLALNVVVRAIAGKRYFGTHACGDEPKRGKKAFEDFIILVGLFMVSDAIPFLGWLDTVRGFTPEMKRVAKEVDYVLGSWVEEHRQNRLSANDNRAEQDFIHAMLSVIDDGQFSGRDPDTIIKGTCSNLILAGYESTFITLTWALSLLLNNRHALKNAQEEPEIHVGKHRQVDGSDIKNLVYLQAIVKETLRLYPPGPLSLPHEAIEDCTVAGFHIQAGTRLLVNLWKLHRDPRVWLDPLEFQPERFLTKHAGLDVRGKKYELLPFGSGRKVFPGISFALELTHLTLARLLHGFELGAVADSRVDMTESPGLTALKATPLEVTIVPRLPFELYSYEAA from the exons ATGGCTGAGCTGCTGTCAAACCGCCAGCTTGAGATGCACAAGCATGTCCAGGACTCAGAAGTCAAGATCTTAATAAAAGAGCTTTATGGGCAATGGGCAATGGGCAAGCAACAAGGACGCCCCGCTTTGGTGGAGATGAAGGAAAATTTTGGGAACTTGGCACTGAACGTAGTGGTGAGAGCAATTGCGGGGAAACGGTATTTTGGGACCCATGCCTGTGGTGATGAGCCAAAACGGGGCAAAAAGGCCTTTGAGGATTTCATTATTCTAGTGGGGCTGTTCATGGTCTCGGATGCCATCCCTTTTCTCGGCTGGTTGGACACGGTGAGAGGGTTTACCCCTGAAATGAAGAGAGTAGCTAAGGAGGTGGATTATGTGCTTGGAAGCTGGGTGGAGGAGCATCGCCAGAATAGGCTTTCTGCGAACGACAATAGGGCTGAGCAAGACTTCATACATGCCATGCTTTCTGTCATAGATGATGGCCAATTCTCTGGTCGTGATCCTGACACCATCATTAAGGGCACTTGCTCG AACCTCATATTAGCTGGCTATGAATCAACATTTATCACTCTTACATGGGCCCTCTCTCTTCTACTGAACAACCGCCATGCGCTAAAAAATGCACAAGAAGAGCCGGAAATCCATGTGGGAAAGCATCGCCAAGTGGATGGATCAGATATAAAGAACCTAGTCTACTTGCAAGCCATCGTCAAGGAAACATTACGACTGTACCCTCCTGGGCCACTTTCCCTGCCACATGAGGCCATTGAAGATTGCACTGTGGCTGGCTTTCACATCCAAGCTGGGACGCGCCTTTTGGTTAATCTCTGGAAGTTGCATCGTGACCCCAGAGTCTGGTTGGACCCTTTGGAGTTCCAACCAGAGAGGTTCCTGACAAAGCATGCAGGTTTGGATGTTAGGGgtaaaaaatatgaacttctaCCCTTTGGTTCAGGTAGAAAGGTATTCCCAGGAATCTCATTTGCACTGGAGTTGACGCATCTGACGCTAGCAAGACTGCTTCATGGTTTTGAATTGGGAGCGGTTGCAGATTCACGGGTGGATATGACTGAAAGTCCTGGGTTGACTGCCCTCAAAGCAACTCCACTGGAGGTCACAATTGTTCCAAGGCTACCTTTCGAGCTCTATAGTTATGAAGCAGCATAG